A window from Festucalex cinctus isolate MCC-2025b chromosome 4, RoL_Fcin_1.0, whole genome shotgun sequence encodes these proteins:
- the tjp1a gene encoding tight junction protein 1 isoform X5, with amino-acid sequence MKYQKYITVMQMAMGVTASNKDCLPTKRQLWVTPSDGETSPSGVPDSSDGPIGATGGAGAMAMPATSTLSLPMSQGKPSLRRIKGRIHRSKSLDSMDLLDANSAAMEETVIWEQHTVTLHRAAGFGFGIAISGGRDNPHFQSGETSIVISDVLKGGPAEGLLQENDRVVMVNAVSMDNVEHAYAVQQLRKSGKNAKITIRRKRKVQIPVSRPGDRETMSEHEEEDSDEEDGYEHHSGRAGKSAYAGASGGTSSSRRHDRERSSSGRRDHSASRERSVSPRSDRRSQASSAPSRPSKVTLVKSRKNEEYGLRLASHIFVKDISPESLAARDGNIQEGDVVLKINGTVTENLSLIDAKKLIERSKGKLKMVVQRDDRATLLNIPDLDDSIPSGNNSDRDDISEIHSLTSDHSNRSRGRGRSRSPDKNDTSDHLRLSPRQITNGSHRSRDEERSKPGVMSTPVKSSDDGVLSQGSDQTSSRDDKPLPPLPEPKPVYAQPGQPDVDLPVSPSDAPVPSAAHDDSILRPSMKLVKFKKGESVGLRLAGGNDVGIFVAGVLEDSPAAKEGLEEGDQILRVNNVDFANIIREEAVLFLLDLPRGEEVTILAQKKKDVYRRIVESDVGDSFYIRTHFEYEKESPYGLSFNKGEVFRVVDTLYNGKLGSWLAIRIGKNHQEVERGIIPNKNRAEQLSSVQYTLPKTPGGDRADFWRFRGLRSSKRNLRKSREDLSAQPVQTKFPAYERVVLREAGFLRPVVIFGPIADVAREKLAREEPDVFELAKTQQQQGGEKSEPRDAGTDQKSSGIIRLHTIKQIIDRDKHAVLDITPNAVDRLNYAQWYPIVVFLNPDTKQGVKNMRTRLCPESRKSARKLYERALKLRKNNHHLFTTTINLNNMNDGWFGALKEIIQQQQNQLVWVSEGKADGAAEDDLDIHDDRLSYLSAPGSEYSMYSTDSRHTSDYEDTDTEGGAYTDQELDETLNDDVGPPTGPAITRSSEPVREDPPVIQEPSGFAGYQHGLQSDPLNRIDPAGFKAPAPQQKAEATAIPSNPQLPEPLAETVTPAVKTVGGPSPAEAPGAHRRLPSPNPEAGSLKRPTPELAPESVTSEPRQSGPASSEAKMFAKDPYSPDSTGRSGPGLKAGNYNPQQGYQPDQQPYRDYDHPPSRFDVSSGGAYLEPKYRNYDSPPFENSVPHYDQQQWNPYSQTHSTANSQGYDPRLPYNDGLDSQYTPPPRFDEPPPQQGFDGRPRYGKPAVAGSVRYDDPPPLSPDLHYNQDSQLASHSSAARSPSGQRPAYNQGQTQHVKGYKPQQYDSAPVNSDPSPTSPPKAGVTSFSAADTSKPDTARKELHEEDPAMQPQSVLTRVKMFENKRSVSVDRARDAGDPSGKAADLPLKAGGIIPKANSLSNLDSEKSYKVPEPQKPQSKVADDIVRSNHYDPDEDEDYYRKQLSYFDRLQTGPAKPQAQAQTTHNFSRTESVEKPNSAEKRYEPVPQLTPSLPPAILPKPSTEAKPPSREDTVQSNFLPHKNFPEKSPVNGTSEKPPKTITSGGAPPASSYNRYVPKPYTTSARPFERKFDSPKFNHNLLPNDKPDPASKSASPVKPSQSHNTDHDSGLDTFTRTMDHRSKYQHNNINAVPKAIPVSPTALDDDEDEDEGHTVVATARGIFNSNGGVLSSIETGVSIIIPQGAIPEGIEQEIYFKVCRDNSILPPLDKEKGETLLSPLVMCGPHGLKFLKPVELRLPHCASMTPDGWSFALKSSDSSSGDPKNWQNKSLPGDPNYLVGANCVSVLIDHF; translated from the exons AGTGCAGCAATGGAGGAAACAGTCATATGGGAACAGCACACAGTGACCCTTCACAGG GCTGCCGGTTTTGGGTTTGGTATTGCCATCTCAGGTGGGCGAGACAACCCACATTTTCAAAGTGGGGAGACGTCTATAGTCATATCTGATGTTTTAAAAGGAGGTCCAGCGGAGGGGTTACTGCA AGAAAATGACCGTGTGGTTATGGTGAATGCAGTGTCGATGGACAACGTGGAGCATGCATATGCTGTGCAACAACTGCGCAAGAGCGGCAAAAATGCAAAGATA aCTATTCGGAGGAAAAGGAAAGTACAGATCCCTGTTTCTCGGCCAGGGGACAGGGAGACCATGTCGGAGCATGAGGAAGAGGACAGCGATGAGGAAGATGGCTATGAGCATCACAGTGGTCGTGCTGGCAAAAGTGCCTATGCTGGGGCAAGTGGAGGCACGAGCAGCAGTCGGCGACATGATCGTGAACGTAGCAGCAGTGGAAGACGAGATCACAGTGCCTCACGGGAAAGGAGCGTCTCGCCACGCTCTGATCGACGTTCACAAGCCTCCTCTGCTCCAAGCAGGCCTTCCAAGGTCACACTTGTCAAGTCGCGGAAAAATGAAG AATATGGACTGCGGTTAGCCAGCCACATCTTTGTGAAGGACATCTCGCCTGAGAGCCTCGCTGCCAGGGATGGGAACATCCAGGAGGGAGATGTTGTTCTGAAG ATCAATGGCACAGTTACTGAGAACCTGTCATTGATAGACGCCAAGAAGCTGATTGAGCGATCAAAGGGCAAGCTGAAAATGGTTGTTCAGAGAGATGACCGAGCCACGCTCCTGAACATTCCTGACCTAGATGACAGCATTCCGTCAGGCAATAACTCAGATAGAGATG ACATTTCAGAAATACATTCACTGACATCAGACCATTCCAATCGATCACGTGGCCGGGGTCGATCACGCTCACCTGACAAGAATGATACATCGGACCATCTCCGGCTCTCACCTCGGCAGATCACCAATGGCAG ccatcgAAGTCGAGATGAGGAGCGATCTAAACCAGGGGTCATGTCCACGCCAGTCAAAAGCTCTGATGATGGTGTTTTGTCTCAGGGCAGTGACCAAACCAGCTCCAGAGATGACAAACCGTTACCTCCGCTGCCTG AACCAAAGCCTGTGTATGCACAGCCTGGCCAGCCTGATGTGGACCTGCCAGTCAGCCCCTCTGATGCACCTGTGCCCAGCGCTGCTCATGATGACAGTATCCTCAG GCCAAGTATGAAGCTGGTCAAGTTCAAAAAGGGAGAGAGTGTTGGTCTTCGGCTAGCTGGAGGGAATGATGTTGGGATTTTTGTAGCCGGAGTTTTGGAGGACAGCCCTGCAGCCAAGGAGGGACTGGAAGAAGGGGACCAGATTCTCAGG GTGAACAATGTGGACTTTGCCAACATAATTAGGGAAGAGGCGGTGCTGTTTCTGCTTGATCTGCCGAGGGGAGAGGAAGTTACAATCCTCgctcaaaagaaaaaagatg TGTATCGGAGAATAGTGGAGTCAGATGTCGGCGACTCCTTCTACATTCGGACGCATTTTGAATATGAAAAAGAGTCACCATATGGCTTGAGCTTTAACAAGGGTGAGGTGTTCCGAGTGGTCGACACCCTCTACAATGGCAAATTAGGCTCCTGGCTTGCTATTCGCATCGGCAAGAACCATCAGGAGGTGGAGAGGGGCATCATACCCAATAAGAACAG GGCTGAACAGCTGTCCAGTGTGCAGTACACCCTCCCCAAAACGCCAGGGGGTGATAGAGCTGATTTCTGGCGATTCCGTGGTTTGAGAAGCTCCAAGAGAAATTTGCGGAAGAGCAGGGAGGACCTTTCAGCACAGCCAGTTCAGACTAAGTTCCCTGCCTATGAGAGGGTGGTGCTGAGGGAAG CTGGGTTTCTGAGGCCTGTGGTCATCTTTGGGCCGATAGCAGACGTCGCAAGAGAAAAGCTGGCCAGAGAGGAGCCTGATGTCTTTGAATTAGCAA AAACACAGCAACAACAAGGAGGAGAAA AAAGTGAACCAAGGGATGCTGGAACTGACCAGAAAAGCTCTGGCATCATTCGCCTGCACACCATCAAACAGATTATTGACCGG gacaaacATGCAGTGCTGGACATCACGCCAAATGCAGTGGACCGCTTGAACTACGCGCAGTGGTATCCAATTGtggtgtttctcaaccctgacACAAAGCAAGGCGTCAAGAACATGAGAACCAGACTCTGCCCAGAGTCTCGGAAGAGTGCCAGGAAGCTCTATGAACGAGCCCTAAAATTGAGGAAGAACAATCACCATCTCTTTACCA CTACCATTAACTTGAACAACATGAACGATGGATGGTTTGGAGCACTCAAGGAAATAATCCAGCAGCAGCAAAACCAGCTGGTGTGGGTTTCTGAGGGCAAG GCTGATGGAGCAGCAGAGGATGATCTGGATATCCATGATGACCGTCTGTCCTACCTGTCAGCACCAGGCAGTGAGTATTCCATGTACAGCACCGACAGCCGCCACACCTCCGACTACGAGGACACGGACACGGAGGGCGGAGCCTACACCGACCAGGAGCTGGACGAAACGCTGAATGACGATGTGGGCCCTCCGACGGGGCCCGCCATCACCCGCTCCTCTGAGCCTGTCCGCGAGGACCCGCCCGTCATCCAGGAACCATCAGGCTTTGCTGGTTACCAACACGGATTGCAGTCGGACCCCCTGAACCGCATCGACCCGGCTGGTTTCAAGGCCCCGGCGCCGCAGCAG AAAGCAGAAGCCACTGCCATCCCTAGCAACCCCCAGCTCCCCGAGCCCCTGGCTGAGACAGTGACCCCTGCCGTAAAAACTGTAGGGGGCCCGAGCCCCGCTGAGGCTCCTGGAGCTCACCGCAGGCTACCAAGCCCCAACCCAGAGGCTGGCTCACTAAAGAGGCCCACGCCTGAGCTAGCCCCTGAGAGTGTCACATCAGAACCAAGACAGTCTGGACCGGCCAGTTCAGAAGCAAAG ATGTTTGCAAAGGATCCATACAGCCCGGACAGCACAGGGAGATCCGGTCCTGGACTGAAAGCTGGGAACTATAACCCTCAACAAGGATATCAACCTGACCAGCAGCCGTACAGAGATTATGACCACCCACCTAGTCGCTTTGATGTCAGCAGCGGAGGTGCTTATCTAGAACCAAAGTACAGAAACTATGACTCTCCGCCCTTTGAGAACAGTGTGCCTCACTATGACCAGCAACAGTGGAACCCTTACAGCCAGACACACTCTACTGCCAACTCCCAGGGCTACGATCCACGCCTGCCATATAACGATGGCCTCGACTCTCAGTACACCCCTCCACCCCGCTTCGACGAACCTCCACCTCAGCAGGGATTCGACGGGCGGCCTCGCTACGGTAAACCTGCAGTTGCGGGGTCTGTCCGTTACGATGACCCCCCACCCCTATCTCCAGACCTGCACTACAACCAAGATTCTCAACTGGCTTCACACTCTTCAGCTGCCCGCTCTCCCAGCGGCCAACGGCCTGCCTACAACCAGGGACAAACACAGCACGTAAAAGGCTACAAACCTCAGCAGTATGACTCTGCACCTGTAAACTCTGACCCCAGCCCCACATCCCCTCCCAAAGCAGGAGTCACCTCATTTTCCGCTGCAGACACTTCGAAGCCTGACACTGCCAGAAAGGAGTTACACGAGGAAGACCCCGCCATGCAACCGCAGTCGGTCCTAACAAGAGTCAAGATGTTTGAAAACAAGCGTTCTGTGTCTGTCGACCGAGCCAGAGATGCAGGAGATCCATCTGGGAAG GCTGCAGATTTGCCTTTGAAAGCAGGGGGAATCATCCCGAAAGCCAATTCTTTGAGCAACCTGGACTCAGAAAAGAGCTATAA AGTCCCCGAGCCTCAGAAGCCTCAGTCCAAAGTGGCTGATGACATTGTGCGTTCTAACCATTATGACCCTGATGAGGATGAGGACTACTACAGGAAACAGCTATCTTACTTTGACAGGCTCCAGACTGGCCCCGCCAAACCCCAAGCGCAAGCACAAACAACGCACAACTTCTCCAG AACAGAATCCGTGGAAAAACCAAATTCAGCAGAGAAAAGATATGAACCAGTACCCCAGTTGACACCCTCTCTACCACCAGCCATACTTCCCAAGCCCTCAACTGAAG CCAAACCTCCTTCCAGGGAGGACACTGTCCAGAGCAACTTCCTGCCTCACAAAAATTTTCCTGAGAAGTCCCCAGTGAATGGCACTAGTGAAAAGCCTCCGAAAACCATCACCAGCGGCGGGGCTCCACCAGCATCTAGCTACAACCGCTATGTGCCCAAACCCTACACAACCTCTGCCAGGCCTTTCGAACGCAAGTTCGACAGTCCCAAATTCAACCACAACCTTCTGCCCAATGACAAGCCAGATCCGGCGTCAAAG AGTGCAAGCCCAGTGAAGCCCTCCCAGTCCCACAACACCGACCATGACAGTGGCCTAGATACATTCACTCGTACGATGGACCATCGCTCCAAGTATCAGCACAACAATATCAATGCTGTGCCCAAGGCCATTCCCGTGAG CCCCACCGCCCTGGacgatgatgaggatgaggatgagggtcACACGGTAGTCGCCACCGCTCGAGGGATCTTCAATAGCAATGGTGGCGTTCTGAGCTCCATTGAGACGGGTGTCAGCATTATCATCCCTCAGGGGGCCATTCCTGAAGGTATTGAGCAGGAGATCTACTTCAAGGTCTGCCGAGATAACAGCATCCTGCCTCCACTTGACAAGGAGAAAG GGGAGACTTTGCTGAGCCCTCTGGTGATGTGTGGACCTCACGGCCTCAAGTTTTTGAAGCCTGTGGAGCTGCGCTTACCTCACTGTGCGTCAATGACCCCTGATGGTTGGTCTTTTGCTCTAAAATCCTCCGACTCCTCGTCGG GTGACCCCAAAAACTGGCAGAACAAGTCTCTCCCTGGGGACCCCAACTACCTGGTGGGAGCCAACTGTGTTTCTGTGCTCATCGACCACTTTTAA
- the tjp1a gene encoding tight junction protein 1 isoform X3: MAMPATSTLSLPMSQGKPSLRRIKGRIHRSKSLDSMDLLDANSAAMEETVIWEQHTVTLHRAAGFGFGIAISGGRDNPHFQSGETSIVISDVLKGGPAEGLLQENDRVVMVNAVSMDNVEHAYAVQQLRKSGKNAKITIRRKRKVQIPVSRPGDRETMSEHEEEDSDEEDGYEHHSGRAGKSAYAGASGGTSSSRRHDRERSSSGRRDHSASRERSVSPRSDRRSQASSAPSRPSKVTLVKSRKNEAEYGLRLASHIFVKDISPESLAARDGNIQEGDVVLKINGTVTENLSLIDAKKLIERSKGKLKMVVQRDDRATLLNIPDLDDSIPSGNNSDRDDISEIHSLTSDHSNRSRGRGRSRSPDKNDTSDHLRLSPRQITNGSHRSRDEERSKPGVMSTPVKSSDDGVLSQGSDQTSSRDDKPLPPLPEPKPVYAQPGQPDVDLPVSPSDAPVPSAAHDDSILRPSMKLVKFKKGESVGLRLAGGNDVGIFVAGVLEDSPAAKEGLEEGDQILRVNNVDFANIIREEAVLFLLDLPRGEEVTILAQKKKDVYRRIVESDVGDSFYIRTHFEYEKESPYGLSFNKGEVFRVVDTLYNGKLGSWLAIRIGKNHQEVERGIIPNKNRAEQLSSVQYTLPKTPGGDRADFWRFRGLRSSKRNLRKSREDLSAQPVQTKFPAYERVVLREAGFLRPVVIFGPIADVAREKLAREEPDVFELAKTQQQQGGEKSEPRDAGTDQKSSGIIRLHTIKQIIDRDKHAVLDITPNAVDRLNYAQWYPIVVFLNPDTKQGVKNMRTRLCPESRKSARKLYERALKLRKNNHHLFTTTINLNNMNDGWFGALKEIIQQQQNQLVWVSEGKADGAAEDDLDIHDDRLSYLSAPGSEYSMYSTDSRHTSDYEDTDTEGGAYTDQELDETLNDDVGPPTGPAITRSSEPVREDPPVIQEPSGFAGYQHGLQSDPLNRIDPAGFKAPAPQQKAEATAIPSNPQLPEPLAETVTPAVKTVGGPSPAEAPGAHRRLPSPNPEAGSLKRPTPELAPESVTSEPRQSGPASSEAKMFAKDPYSPDSTGRSGPGLKAGNYNPQQGYQPDQQPYRDYDHPPSRFDVSSGGAYLEPKYRNYDSPPFENSVPHYDQQQWNPYSQTHSTANSQGYDPRLPYNDGLDSQYTPPPRFDEPPPQQGFDGRPRYGKPAVAGSVRYDDPPPLSPDLHYNQDSQLASHSSAARSPSGQRPAYNQGQTQHVKGYKPQQYDSAPVNSDPSPTSPPKAGVTSFSAADTSKPDTARKELHEEDPAMQPQSVLTRVKMFENKRSVSVDRARDAGDPSGKAADLPLKAGGIIPKANSLSNLDSEKSYKVPEPQKPQSKVADDIVRSNHYDPDEDEDYYRKQLSYFDRLQTGPAKPQAQAQTTHNFSRTESVEKPNSAEKRYEPVPQLTPSLPPAILPKPSTEAKPPSREDTVQSNFLPHKNFPEKSPVNGTSEKPPKTITSGGAPPASSYNRYVPKPYTTSARPFERKFDSPKFNHNLLPNDKPDPASKSASPVKPSQSHNTDHDSGLDTFTRTMDHRSKYQHNNINAVPKAIPVSPTALDDDEDEDEGHTVVATARGIFNSNGGVLSSIETGVSIIIPQGAIPEGIEQEIYFKVCRDNSILPPLDKEKGETLLSPLVMCGPHGLKFLKPVELRLPHCASMTPDGDPKNWQNKSLPGDPNYLVGANCVSVLIDHF; the protein is encoded by the exons AGTGCAGCAATGGAGGAAACAGTCATATGGGAACAGCACACAGTGACCCTTCACAGG GCTGCCGGTTTTGGGTTTGGTATTGCCATCTCAGGTGGGCGAGACAACCCACATTTTCAAAGTGGGGAGACGTCTATAGTCATATCTGATGTTTTAAAAGGAGGTCCAGCGGAGGGGTTACTGCA AGAAAATGACCGTGTGGTTATGGTGAATGCAGTGTCGATGGACAACGTGGAGCATGCATATGCTGTGCAACAACTGCGCAAGAGCGGCAAAAATGCAAAGATA aCTATTCGGAGGAAAAGGAAAGTACAGATCCCTGTTTCTCGGCCAGGGGACAGGGAGACCATGTCGGAGCATGAGGAAGAGGACAGCGATGAGGAAGATGGCTATGAGCATCACAGTGGTCGTGCTGGCAAAAGTGCCTATGCTGGGGCAAGTGGAGGCACGAGCAGCAGTCGGCGACATGATCGTGAACGTAGCAGCAGTGGAAGACGAGATCACAGTGCCTCACGGGAAAGGAGCGTCTCGCCACGCTCTGATCGACGTTCACAAGCCTCCTCTGCTCCAAGCAGGCCTTCCAAGGTCACACTTGTCAAGTCGCGGAAAAATGAAG CAGAATATGGACTGCGGTTAGCCAGCCACATCTTTGTGAAGGACATCTCGCCTGAGAGCCTCGCTGCCAGGGATGGGAACATCCAGGAGGGAGATGTTGTTCTGAAG ATCAATGGCACAGTTACTGAGAACCTGTCATTGATAGACGCCAAGAAGCTGATTGAGCGATCAAAGGGCAAGCTGAAAATGGTTGTTCAGAGAGATGACCGAGCCACGCTCCTGAACATTCCTGACCTAGATGACAGCATTCCGTCAGGCAATAACTCAGATAGAGATG ACATTTCAGAAATACATTCACTGACATCAGACCATTCCAATCGATCACGTGGCCGGGGTCGATCACGCTCACCTGACAAGAATGATACATCGGACCATCTCCGGCTCTCACCTCGGCAGATCACCAATGGCAG ccatcgAAGTCGAGATGAGGAGCGATCTAAACCAGGGGTCATGTCCACGCCAGTCAAAAGCTCTGATGATGGTGTTTTGTCTCAGGGCAGTGACCAAACCAGCTCCAGAGATGACAAACCGTTACCTCCGCTGCCTG AACCAAAGCCTGTGTATGCACAGCCTGGCCAGCCTGATGTGGACCTGCCAGTCAGCCCCTCTGATGCACCTGTGCCCAGCGCTGCTCATGATGACAGTATCCTCAG GCCAAGTATGAAGCTGGTCAAGTTCAAAAAGGGAGAGAGTGTTGGTCTTCGGCTAGCTGGAGGGAATGATGTTGGGATTTTTGTAGCCGGAGTTTTGGAGGACAGCCCTGCAGCCAAGGAGGGACTGGAAGAAGGGGACCAGATTCTCAGG GTGAACAATGTGGACTTTGCCAACATAATTAGGGAAGAGGCGGTGCTGTTTCTGCTTGATCTGCCGAGGGGAGAGGAAGTTACAATCCTCgctcaaaagaaaaaagatg TGTATCGGAGAATAGTGGAGTCAGATGTCGGCGACTCCTTCTACATTCGGACGCATTTTGAATATGAAAAAGAGTCACCATATGGCTTGAGCTTTAACAAGGGTGAGGTGTTCCGAGTGGTCGACACCCTCTACAATGGCAAATTAGGCTCCTGGCTTGCTATTCGCATCGGCAAGAACCATCAGGAGGTGGAGAGGGGCATCATACCCAATAAGAACAG GGCTGAACAGCTGTCCAGTGTGCAGTACACCCTCCCCAAAACGCCAGGGGGTGATAGAGCTGATTTCTGGCGATTCCGTGGTTTGAGAAGCTCCAAGAGAAATTTGCGGAAGAGCAGGGAGGACCTTTCAGCACAGCCAGTTCAGACTAAGTTCCCTGCCTATGAGAGGGTGGTGCTGAGGGAAG CTGGGTTTCTGAGGCCTGTGGTCATCTTTGGGCCGATAGCAGACGTCGCAAGAGAAAAGCTGGCCAGAGAGGAGCCTGATGTCTTTGAATTAGCAA AAACACAGCAACAACAAGGAGGAGAAA AAAGTGAACCAAGGGATGCTGGAACTGACCAGAAAAGCTCTGGCATCATTCGCCTGCACACCATCAAACAGATTATTGACCGG gacaaacATGCAGTGCTGGACATCACGCCAAATGCAGTGGACCGCTTGAACTACGCGCAGTGGTATCCAATTGtggtgtttctcaaccctgacACAAAGCAAGGCGTCAAGAACATGAGAACCAGACTCTGCCCAGAGTCTCGGAAGAGTGCCAGGAAGCTCTATGAACGAGCCCTAAAATTGAGGAAGAACAATCACCATCTCTTTACCA CTACCATTAACTTGAACAACATGAACGATGGATGGTTTGGAGCACTCAAGGAAATAATCCAGCAGCAGCAAAACCAGCTGGTGTGGGTTTCTGAGGGCAAG GCTGATGGAGCAGCAGAGGATGATCTGGATATCCATGATGACCGTCTGTCCTACCTGTCAGCACCAGGCAGTGAGTATTCCATGTACAGCACCGACAGCCGCCACACCTCCGACTACGAGGACACGGACACGGAGGGCGGAGCCTACACCGACCAGGAGCTGGACGAAACGCTGAATGACGATGTGGGCCCTCCGACGGGGCCCGCCATCACCCGCTCCTCTGAGCCTGTCCGCGAGGACCCGCCCGTCATCCAGGAACCATCAGGCTTTGCTGGTTACCAACACGGATTGCAGTCGGACCCCCTGAACCGCATCGACCCGGCTGGTTTCAAGGCCCCGGCGCCGCAGCAG AAAGCAGAAGCCACTGCCATCCCTAGCAACCCCCAGCTCCCCGAGCCCCTGGCTGAGACAGTGACCCCTGCCGTAAAAACTGTAGGGGGCCCGAGCCCCGCTGAGGCTCCTGGAGCTCACCGCAGGCTACCAAGCCCCAACCCAGAGGCTGGCTCACTAAAGAGGCCCACGCCTGAGCTAGCCCCTGAGAGTGTCACATCAGAACCAAGACAGTCTGGACCGGCCAGTTCAGAAGCAAAG ATGTTTGCAAAGGATCCATACAGCCCGGACAGCACAGGGAGATCCGGTCCTGGACTGAAAGCTGGGAACTATAACCCTCAACAAGGATATCAACCTGACCAGCAGCCGTACAGAGATTATGACCACCCACCTAGTCGCTTTGATGTCAGCAGCGGAGGTGCTTATCTAGAACCAAAGTACAGAAACTATGACTCTCCGCCCTTTGAGAACAGTGTGCCTCACTATGACCAGCAACAGTGGAACCCTTACAGCCAGACACACTCTACTGCCAACTCCCAGGGCTACGATCCACGCCTGCCATATAACGATGGCCTCGACTCTCAGTACACCCCTCCACCCCGCTTCGACGAACCTCCACCTCAGCAGGGATTCGACGGGCGGCCTCGCTACGGTAAACCTGCAGTTGCGGGGTCTGTCCGTTACGATGACCCCCCACCCCTATCTCCAGACCTGCACTACAACCAAGATTCTCAACTGGCTTCACACTCTTCAGCTGCCCGCTCTCCCAGCGGCCAACGGCCTGCCTACAACCAGGGACAAACACAGCACGTAAAAGGCTACAAACCTCAGCAGTATGACTCTGCACCTGTAAACTCTGACCCCAGCCCCACATCCCCTCCCAAAGCAGGAGTCACCTCATTTTCCGCTGCAGACACTTCGAAGCCTGACACTGCCAGAAAGGAGTTACACGAGGAAGACCCCGCCATGCAACCGCAGTCGGTCCTAACAAGAGTCAAGATGTTTGAAAACAAGCGTTCTGTGTCTGTCGACCGAGCCAGAGATGCAGGAGATCCATCTGGGAAG GCTGCAGATTTGCCTTTGAAAGCAGGGGGAATCATCCCGAAAGCCAATTCTTTGAGCAACCTGGACTCAGAAAAGAGCTATAA AGTCCCCGAGCCTCAGAAGCCTCAGTCCAAAGTGGCTGATGACATTGTGCGTTCTAACCATTATGACCCTGATGAGGATGAGGACTACTACAGGAAACAGCTATCTTACTTTGACAGGCTCCAGACTGGCCCCGCCAAACCCCAAGCGCAAGCACAAACAACGCACAACTTCTCCAG AACAGAATCCGTGGAAAAACCAAATTCAGCAGAGAAAAGATATGAACCAGTACCCCAGTTGACACCCTCTCTACCACCAGCCATACTTCCCAAGCCCTCAACTGAAG CCAAACCTCCTTCCAGGGAGGACACTGTCCAGAGCAACTTCCTGCCTCACAAAAATTTTCCTGAGAAGTCCCCAGTGAATGGCACTAGTGAAAAGCCTCCGAAAACCATCACCAGCGGCGGGGCTCCACCAGCATCTAGCTACAACCGCTATGTGCCCAAACCCTACACAACCTCTGCCAGGCCTTTCGAACGCAAGTTCGACAGTCCCAAATTCAACCACAACCTTCTGCCCAATGACAAGCCAGATCCGGCGTCAAAG AGTGCAAGCCCAGTGAAGCCCTCCCAGTCCCACAACACCGACCATGACAGTGGCCTAGATACATTCACTCGTACGATGGACCATCGCTCCAAGTATCAGCACAACAATATCAATGCTGTGCCCAAGGCCATTCCCGTGAG CCCCACCGCCCTGGacgatgatgaggatgaggatgagggtcACACGGTAGTCGCCACCGCTCGAGGGATCTTCAATAGCAATGGTGGCGTTCTGAGCTCCATTGAGACGGGTGTCAGCATTATCATCCCTCAGGGGGCCATTCCTGAAGGTATTGAGCAGGAGATCTACTTCAAGGTCTGCCGAGATAACAGCATCCTGCCTCCACTTGACAAGGAGAAAG GGGAGACTTTGCTGAGCCCTCTGGTGATGTGTGGACCTCACGGCCTCAAGTTTTTGAAGCCTGTGGAGCTGCGCTTACCTCACTGTGCGTCAATGACCCCTGATG GTGACCCCAAAAACTGGCAGAACAAGTCTCTCCCTGGGGACCCCAACTACCTGGTGGGAGCCAACTGTGTTTCTGTGCTCATCGACCACTTTTAA